In Spinacia oleracea cultivar Varoflay chromosome 5, BTI_SOV_V1, whole genome shotgun sequence, a single window of DNA contains:
- the LOC110797305 gene encoding probable sodium/metabolite cotransporter BASS3, chloroplastic, protein MAISSSSSLTTPFIALQSKPQFTDNLNCSNLCLRIKSKEFNRCKTSGYLKNLSTGGFNGGIGGSNGGLSVSMCSTTPFIEFGGRVGLQRRLGNISLLSFGVDTGNQISGDDSKGGSSQNLSAMLPFVVVATAVAALSQPSSFTWVSKELYAPALGGIMLSIGIKLSIDDFALAFQRPLPLSLGFLAQYVVKPALGVLIAQAFGVSPMFYAGFVLTACVAGAQLSSYASFLSKGDVALSILLTSSSTIASVIFTPLLTRLLIGSVVPVDAVAMSKSILQVVLVPISLGLFLNTYAKEVVKYIQPVMPIVAMVCTSLCIGSPLAINRGQILSAEGFRLIAPVLAFHAASFTIGYWLSKLPILRQEEEVSRTISLCTGMQSSTLAGLLATQFLGSSQAVPSACSVVAMAIMGLSLASFWGIGLRIRDLQSTITPWFESKVKAS, encoded by the exons ATGGCaatatcatcatcttcatcattaACAACCCCTTTCATTGCTTTGCAATCAAAACCCCAATTCACAGATAACCTGAATTGCTCTAATTTGTGTCTAAGAATTAAAAGTAAGGAGTTTAATCGGTGTAAAACTTCAGGGTATTTGAAGAATTTGTCAACGGGTGGTTTTAATGGCGGAATTGGTGGTTCTAATGGTGGATTATCAGTATCTATGTGCTCAACGACGCCGTTTATTGAGTTTGGAGGGAGAGTTGGGTTGCAGAGGAGACTAGGAAATATTTCTTTGTTATCTTTCGGAGTTGATACTGGTAATCAGATAAGTGGGGATGATTCTAAGGGTGGTTCTTCTCAGAATTTGTCGGCAATGCTTCCGTTTGTGGTGGTTGCCACCGCCGTCGCCGCCCTATCTCAACCTTCCTCCTTTACTTG GGTATCAAAAGAATTATACGCACCTGCACTCGGTGGGATCATGCTATCGATTGGAATCAAGTTATCAATAGATGATTTTGCTCTTGCATTTCAAAG GCCTTTGCCACTTTCTCTTGGGTTTTTGGCCCAATATGTGGTAAAACCAGCCCTAGGTGTATTGATTGCTCAAGCATTTGGGGTATCACCTATGTTCTATGCAGGGTTTGTCCTCACAGCATGTGTGGCAGGTGCTCAACTATCTAGCTATGCCAGCTTCTTGAGCAAAGGCGACGTAGCATTGAGCATTTTATTGACTAGCTCCTCAACAATAGCATCAGTTATTTTTACTCCCCTTTTAACCCGCCTTCTAATTGGGTCAGTTGTTCCTGTTGATGCTGTTGCCATGTCTAAGTCTATATTACAG GTGGTTCTTGTCCCCATCAGTCTCGGTCTGTTTTTAAATACCTACGCCAAGGAAGTTGTCAAGTATATTCAACCAGTGATGCCAATTGTAGCTATGGTTTGCACTTCATTGTGTATTGGTAGCCCTCTTGCAATAAATCGCGGTCAAATTCTTTCTGCTGAAGGTTTTCGTTTGATTGCCCCTGTTTTGGCATTCCATGCTGCGTCTTTTACAATAGGGTACTGGCTCTCCAAACTTCCGATTCTAAG GCAGGAGGAAGAAGTATCGAGGACAATCTCACTGTGCACGGGTATGCAAAGCTCGACACTAGCTGGGCTTCTTGCTACCCAGTTTCTTGGAAGTAGTCAAGCTGTTCCGTCTGCATGTTCTGTAGTAGCAATGGCTATCATGGGTCTTAGTCTTGCCTCCTTCTGGGGTATCGGCCTACGAATCAGAGACCTACAAAGCACAATTACTCCTTGGTTTGAGTCTAAGGTTAAGGCTTCATGA
- the LOC110797292 gene encoding transcription factor IBH1-like, translating to MAAAVGPRRAWSRAVLSKIRLSRRRRGLVRREIVIASRRKHHRGPARGETTRRRHGGAQELRELVPGGETMDYQNLLDETAHYVKCLTTQVKVMRSIVNYCSTPVN from the coding sequence ATGGCGGCGGCGGTCGGTCCAAGACGAGCTTGGAGCCGGGCCGTGTTGTCGAAGATCCGGCTTAGCCGGAGGCGGCGAGGGTTGGTGAGGAGGGAGATTGTAATTGCTAGTAGGAGAAAACACCACCGTGGCCCGGCCCGTGGTGAGACGACGAGGCGGCGGCACGGCGGAGCTCAGGAGCTGAGGGAGTTGGTGCCTGGTGGAGAAACAATGGATTATCAGAATTTGTTAGATGAGACTGCTCATTATGTTAAGTGTCTTACTACTCAGGTAAAGGTTATGAGAAGTATTGTTAATTACTGCTCTACAcctgttaattaa